The window TATAAAATTGAAccgaaaaattaaaattcaggacaCACTGACTAATTCTTAAATAACAGCCTTTAAAAGTGGCTACCCGGTATCATTTCTGCGATAATTTACCGTTGCTTTAAGGTTTCTACACATTTATTTAtgtcaaataaaataatttaaattcaaATACTTGTTTAATTGTTTAAATATTGTTAAGTGATAATTTAGGTAtcaaagatatatattttatatttattaatttaatataaatatctaaaatgaataaattttacGATAATTTTGATGGTATGGGACCTGAGTTTGTGTAAATGTTACTCCTATCTGATAATTGATGAGTTGTTAAGTGGGTCCAATATTTGTGATGGTCCCTTCTGACCAAAGGGTAATACTAATACAGTATaattccaaaaaagaaaattgattttttttttttggggtctATTTTTCTTTGACCCCATCAAAAAAAATTCTGACACTAATAATTTGATGCAATAATGCATATGATTTTGGTTGGGAGGTTCTAATGTTACTGTGTGCCGATTGGACAGTTTCTGTTTGAAATGCTTTCTAGTGTTTCTTTTATTGTATGTATGTATGCTTGGATCATTTATCCTTGGTAGAATTTTTTTAGAATAGTTGTAATTAGATTGAATTGCAATATACATCTAAATATGATATTTATTGATCTATAAAAACGTATGGTAGAATGCAAAGGAAAATGCAGTGATACGTACTAGTAGGGGTGGATTCGGACAGTTCGGACTAGATACATACTAGTAGGGGTGGATTCGCACAGTTCGGACTAGATACAGTAACTTTAGTTTGGATTTTAAATACACAAATCGATTTTCTTATCCCTGTCTGTGGAGTCTGaagagggtaatgtgtacgcaaccttacccctacttGACAAGGTAGGAAGATTGTTTTTGATAGATCATCGGCTCAGGAAAAACAAAGTCACAACATAGTCCAAAAGAAATACAATAACGAAACCACAAAAAGGAAACAATAACagttatttcatattttaattttcGCTAAATTAGACTTTTTTTCTTAGAAGAAAGCATATTCAACTAAGGTATTCATATCAATTTGCCGTAATAATCCCTCGTTCCGTGTTAAAATATTGCAATTACTCTCCTAACATTAGTGAAGAAACTGCAAATTCAAAACGTTTAATTCCACCTTAATTAGCGATAGAGGGGGGGTTAAATATTAATCACTTGATCGTGCAAACGATTTACTTAGAATCGGTACGTGAAAATGAATATTGACTGATTTAGTTTGCTAACGGACTAACTTGGCATGGGTTATAACTACATAAGGTATAAATAATTTGAATTTGCGGAGatacaaaaatctgaaattcaaaattttcaaaaattaaatcCGAACCATAATCCAAAAATCTGAATAAAAACCAAAATTCtaaaaacaagtaaatcaaatGCCATGTGGTTTGCCTGAGAATCCACTTCTGTAACCgggtatttgttatttttacAACATAAGTAGTTTTATACTCCCTTTAAAAGGGTTTGATTTTCAGTGAAACATATTTGGGAATATAAACAAAAATTGCTTAGAACAACGACGACGACcaataaaatcccacaagtgaggtctggtaagggtagtgtatacgcagagtCGCAAACCTTATCCCTACCCGAAGAAGCAGAGAgaaaatttgcttagaacatcTAATAGAAAAGTATATAGTAAACAAGAAGCAGTAGCCAGCAAGGGGTATTGGAACAAAATTTTACATTAAGCTTTGATTTACCCACAAAATTGCATGCGAGTATAGTTACCTCCACTATATCATCTTACATGCTAACTGAGCTAACTTTATCTTTCTAttcaatttcttttccttttttccggTCATTAATGTCGGAGATATTGCAATACAATCATAACTTAAGTTTCGATGTTCTTCTTTTTGCAGTTTCAAAAAGAACAGCAACTAGAAGAACAAAGAGCACGGAAACGGCAATAGAAATGGCTTCCCAAGAAAATGCACCATATGAATCGTCGAACCCATTGTCCACCTGGTTCTGCAAAATAGCACAAACGATTAAGCCTGCAACTTATTAAATAGAATGCTCTCGTTGAAATCCATGCCCTACGTAAAATTCCTTAGGATGAGACACAAACATGCTCTAGTGCTTGTAGCTTATGCAAAGATATGTTAACTTGCAAAGATCGTTTGGGCACTTACTGTGACAATCTTGTTCTGCAACATGAGTTTGTGTTGATTTGCAAAGATCGTTTGGGCATATTTATAAAGCTCCACGTCTAGGCTGTTTAACGATGTGATCTCCTGAAGAAGTGCTTCAGACACCTGACGACGTCCCTGTCAAATTTGAAACCATGAATGTCTATGATAAGATGATTGAACCCTTGATAAATCTGAAACCAAGTATGTAGAACTGCGTGGGCAAACATGTAAAAATGAAAATTGCAGGAGGTTGAAAAACAGAACAGGATTTGGCTACAATACCTCCTTTGTAAAATTTGCTGGAGAAATTTTCTTTAAAGAATTTACACGTCTTTCAGATTGGGACTTCCTTAAGTTCGAAATGCAGCTCTCATACACATCCATGAGTTTTCCTACAGTCATCTGTTATGGAGGCAGAAAAGTTACATTTTGGAACATTCTCATATGTTGCAGTTAGAACAGAAAGACATTGTCTTCGACTTCAAAGGAATGGGCTTACATTTTCCTTTGTCGCTTCACCTCGCTCAACTGATGAGATTTGACTGGGCTTTTCGTATGAGCTGTTGCTCTGAAGTTTGGGCGAAATGAAGGATTAAAGTCACAGCTTAATATGATATTCAAACAGGCATTTAAAGCCGATAAGGCAATTAATGATCACATTTCAAGAGAGACAGAAATCTTACATGGTGATAAGTGTTATCAAAATCAGATTCTAGCAGTGAAGATCTCTGTTCTGTGCACAACCAGATGATGTAATCGTCAAAACTACAACTTAGTAAGTGTCCAACTTGAAAAACACTAGATTCTAGCAGAAAATAGGCCGTTCTTGAGAAATCAATTTGAAACATTTCTATAAACTCACGTTTGAaacatttctattttttttgataaggaaCTTTTAAAACATTTCTATAAACTCAACCTCTAATTCTgaccaatttttggaatttttgatgaAGCAATAAGAAAAAAAATGGGACCACCAAAATCGCTCTCGTAAGGTGGAAGCTTCAGTGACGGGTTCAATAACTCACCCCatcaagaacaaaaataaatagaaaaaagaagTGTATAGCTGAGCGTCTGCTTAGTGTGTTCAAACTGATATTCATCCCACCATTGACTGTTACATGATACCCGTAGAACAAAAAAGGAATATTTGTAGCCAAGACATCAATTCGGTGAAATAAGGTGCTTCTAAACTGACCTGAGTTGTTATTAGCAGCATGATCTCCATGTGATCTAGAACTAGTGAACTGTGAAATTGCCTGAGTACCGACTACATTTGCAAACATGGTGGCTGATTCTTTGTGGTTCTCCGTGAGTCCAACATACAACATATCATCCAACCTCTTCTGCAAGAATTTACAAGTAATTTCAACCATCATCAAGAAGGGGATAATAGCAGAGTATATTACAGAAGAGTCGCTATTTAGCGTGGCTTATTACCTTTGCAACCTTAAGCACATAATCTCCAAGAGACTGATACTTCAGTACACAGTGACGAATGTCATGTGCCTCTGTCAGATAAGAGTTGTTTGTAAGTCCTGCGACCTATAAATTAGACACTATCAGGCAGATGAAACAACTTCAAGAGCCATTCCTTTGGGTCGGGAGAGGGGGAGGGGTTTCTTTTCTTTCCATCCTTCAGAAATCAAGAACAAAATTTTAGTTATGCTATTGCTGCCCCACTCGTTAGACACAAGGAATGTTGTATGCATACCATTATAATCAACTAAATAGCAACTTCTTTATCCCAGGTTACTAGATTATCTAATCTCAGTAAACTTGTATGGTATCAACCCTACTATATATGCCAGGCTCTGGTAAATTGATCCTAGGCTTCATGGTTATCGTGATATACTAGTTGTGACATTCTGAGCAGAGACAATTATAAAGGCAGGCACCAAAACAATTATGCAGAAACAGCACTaatgttttttttcctttctatcCACTCTCTAAGAAAAGAATCCCTCCTTTGCTACAGCCAAAGAAATGATAAGGAGCCTcgtcatatatcattgttgcttctttttttttctcttttttttttttgcattaatTGAAGAATCTGTTTTGAGAAAACATTTTCAAAAGCATAAAATTGTTAAAGCAAGAGACTATTTCATGATACAGCAAATAGCACGCAAGGCAGTATCTGAGGCTGGTCTAGGGCCAACACGTTCAAAGTTTAAAGCAATTTGCAGTTTCATTGCAGTTTGCCAATGTTTTCTGAAAAGaatgaaacagaaaagaaaaggatTCCAACTGTAGTTCCAGTAACCAGTTAAACACCAATTAACCAATCAAGCAGAAGAAAAAgggcaccgggctgcccttttttataGTAAAATACCAACATAAGCATGCCAttcacaaccttcccacaaaaGTTCCGAGTTGGATCCCTAATTTAAGCTTTTGTAGAACTCCAAACAATGGAATGCAGAAAACGAAAAGGAGGTCGCACGGTTTCAAATTGTAACTATAAAACCAGGCAATAATACCTGAAATGTGGCTCCATTGTGAATGATGTCCCGAGCAATAGGATTGTTAATATACTCATGTAGAGGTATCACCATCTCCTCCATATCATATGGATTAGTGCTTGCAACAGCAGAATTGCCCTTTTGTTTTCTTGCTTCCCTCTGCAGCCCAGAGGATATGCAACATATTAATGATTTAAGTAAGACAAATTCATAATGCTACGGAGAAATGCATGACAGAAATTCCCCCCACCTTGCTGCCCCTGCCTCCACATCAGAGGGGGCAAACCTAGTAAAAGATTATTAGTCATTTTAATTGTATTTTGAAATAAGCCTCCTAATACAATCAGAAAAGAACTTCATACATAGTAGAAACATATAATGTCTCAAAATAAACAAGGTAATGTGTTTCGGACCAGTTGTTGTACACACTAGAAAGAggaattatttaaaataataagcaTCTTGTACTTTATTTAGCAACCAAATAAATGCAACTAAGAAGCATCCAAACAAAACAGAGGCATCATATGATGAGATATCTGAGAAACAGGACATCCATGACTATCACTACCTCAGGAATACCTGATACATAGTACAGACTATACTGCGGAATATGCTAGAAAAGAAAAACTGAATATAATTTCCGATGGCAAGGAAGCAGCGAATGATCAGTAAAGGAACCCATTCAACCATGGGTTGGTAAGGAACTATCTGATCAACATGTTGGTATTGACAGAGTCTGAATACATTTGGAGGATGAGGAAAGAAAACTAGATAAAGACAATTATACTTTCAGGTTAatttatcaaaggcgaaaagcgcaaaataGCTCTAAGGtccgttggggctttaagcgcaaataaagcgtgggctttaatCAAAAAAGGCGTAACGGGAGAAAAAGTAAAACTATGcatgtagtccaagactaatcattataagcatgaatagcaaatatatggacaaagaaattgaaaaactaTTCacaataaagtgaaatatcaattgtttaaggTCACCTTTTCAGGATtacactcattggcaaggaaaagtataCCTTAGAGCTTTGATGCAACACTAAAGCACCCACAAAGCGAGGCGAAACGCTCAACGTgtttgagcctcgcttcaggtCTTAAGCGCGTCTTTGACAACGGTGGTTAATATATTTGGCTGAATAAGGTTTTTAGATGTATATGTATAACTTGTTAATATAGAGGCATGCATGATAGGTAAAGCTCACTGGACAAGATGATGAATGGACAAATGCTGTTAAAAAGACATACTCGAACAAATAGATCTTCTCTCATCCAAGGGACCAAATACTTCCATGGCCAAATATCCAGAGTGCTGATTGTATTTTTTGAACGCAGCCGTCCAGACATTCTAGTGGCAGATGTCAAGTTAGGGTGCACCAAGAACCTAGCTGCTACCTCCACAGAAAACTCGTAAGCACTAAAAACGCGGTCAATTGGATTCCTAAGGATTGTCACCACAGAAGTTTCATCCTTGGGAAGTTTGGACATCATGCTGTAGTCATCGTGAGTAACCAGCAAGCGGCATTTTGGTTGTCTGCACCAGCAAAGAAAAGTAGTAAAATTGAGAGCAACTATTAATTAGATTTCCTGAACTGAAAAAGgtaaaaaggaaaagaggaagCAGATAGACAAAGAACAAACTGTACAGTAGCGCTAATCAGAATTGCTTCTCTATTACTATATTACCATAGGAAGACTGCTGAAGTAAAAGCAGAGAGATTTCGTGCTCCAGCACACTTCAAAATGATTGATATAATAGCTTCTACCTGGATGCTTCCAAACAACCAGACCTTATAAAAATATGTACTTTAGTTCGGTAAACCATTTATTTCTTCTCAATAAAGCTAAATACTCTGAATCATATAATGCTCCCATTAACTCTAACTTCCAAAATACACAAATAGGAGTAAAACGAAGAGTCAAATGGGCAGAAGTTACCTTACTACACTGGAATGCCTAATGCAATTTGTCATTTCAACTTAACTTATGAGTTCGCTTAGGTGCCTTCTCATAGCATCTAATATAACGTTCTAACAACTTTGAAAGTAGTAATGACCAATACTTGCGACGATTTGATGCATAAAGAATGAAGAAATTATTACCTTGGATCAATCCTTAACTTATCATACGAACGTGGACACTCCAAAGAACTGGCATAAAGCTTTTTAAGAAAGCTGCACAAACACGATTAATAAATCATTAGCCAATATGCAGATCATTATATGCAATGTTTCGTCGAAGCAGTTCTGTTCCTCATCCCTGTCAAAGGGTAAGGAATTTATCGATGGAAGCCATTTGTACCAATGAAAATATGTTCGCCCTCCAGTCCTGGGGACATGAAGAAAAAAGAGCAAGTTCTGCAAGACATGTTTGTCATCTTTGACTTCCAAGTCAAGTGAAGAAGCCGCCCACTGCTTGACAATGTGTTCACACTGCACGAAGCCATCTTTGCTGTCAGATGCCTTTGATATGGTAGAAACTGCGCACCAAACAACATTATCACTTCCCAGATAAATATAAATCCCCATTCCCCTAAACTGAGCTCCATGACATGCTTATGAAAAAATCTTATGAACTTCATATGAATCGTATCCATAATGCTTCACTTACAACATAAACAGCATTCGCATGTAACTTCCCAAACAAAAAACACAAGGACAGATATCATCATCGTGACAATATTCAAATCAGAAGTATCATGAAACATTCAGCTTTCAATCAGAGCTATAATAGAGATTTTCAGGACGGCAAATTTTTAATCACAAGAAGGCCTTTAAATTTTTGCTGTTGAACTTTACTAAATATATACGAGGTTCAAAGACTAAATTAGCTTCTTTTTACAAGCCTTAGTCTTCCCTGAACCCCAAAGGAAATCAAGAGAGGAATGTGCTAGCCAGAAGTAGAATGCCCATGCAATACTAGAAATTAACAAAGAGGGGTATAGGTTTAAACAAGTAGATACTGAGAATTCATACATTTCTTAAGGAGAAAAACAGCTAAATATCCTTCAGACCAAAATCTATCCATGATATAAAGTACaaaagaataagcaataaataaagaGACATACCCAAGAGCAAAAACACCAGGATCACAAGAACGTCAAACTTATCACCCTTCTGCCTCATTCCCACCTCCAATCTATCCCAAAAGTCAAACTGAAACGACGAAGAAGAACTTTTTACAATCAGAATCCTCCAATGAAGTGTAGACCCCGATAACTATTCAAGAATCAAAGTAAAGATTCAAACTTCAGCACTTTTAACCGGACATTAGTCCTCTAACACCCACCCAATTATGAAATCACCAATAACAGGGGGGTGGGACGCCTTCAACATTCAACTAGCTGAATACACAGGGCATATAGATAATACACACAGAGACACTCGCAACTACTCAAGAGTCCAagtaaaaattcaaacttcagcaCTTTCAACAGTGCTAAACACAGACTAATCCAAATTATAACATCCACCCAAATATAAAAACGccaaatgggggggggggggaccatTAACATTCAGCTAGTTGAATTCAcagggatatatatatatatatgtatgtcacTTACCCAAATTTAACACCCACCCATCTATGAAAACACCAATCACAACTGTAAAGTTTTTTctgagggggagggggaggggagtGG is drawn from Nicotiana tabacum cultivar K326 chromosome 9, ASM71507v2, whole genome shotgun sequence and contains these coding sequences:
- the LOC107788779 gene encoding protein-tyrosine sulfotransferase-like; translated protein: MRQKGDKFDVLVILVFLLLVSTISKASDSKDGFVQCEHIVKQWAASSLDLEVKDDKHVLQNLLFFLHVPRTGGRTYFHCFLKKLYASSLECPRSYDKLRIDPRQPKCRLLVTHDDYSMMSKLPKDETSVVTILRNPIDRVFSAYEFSVEVAARFLVHPNLTSATRMSGRLRSKNTISTLDIWPWKYLVPWMREDLFVRREARKQKGNSAVASTNPYDMEEMVIPLHEYINNPIARDIIHNGATFQVAGLTNNSYLTEAHDIRHCVLKYQSLGDYVLKVAKKRLDDMLYVGLTENHKESATMFANVVGTQAISQFTSSRSHGDHAANNNSEQRSSLLESDFDNTYHHSNSSYEKPSQISSVERGEATKENMTVGKLMDVYESCISNLRKSQSERRVNSLKKISPANFTKEGRRQVSEALLQEITSLNSLDVELYKYAQTIFANQHKLMLQNKIVTNQVDNGFDDSYGAFSWEAISIAVSVLFVLLVAVLFETAKRRTSKLKL